A portion of the Nitrospira defluvii genome contains these proteins:
- a CDS encoding nuclear transport factor 2 family protein, translating into MQSVVEQFKQTYGRLNARSLGLLAELYTDDVLFQDPFRRLEGLGALTRYFAELYAHVETCSFTFEDEVVQSQQAVLLWTMSLRHPRLNGGQPVVVPGSTHVRFRHKIYFHRDYFDAGAMLYEHLPLIGMIVRFVKERV; encoded by the coding sequence ATGCAGTCCGTCGTGGAGCAGTTCAAGCAGACCTATGGACGGCTCAATGCCCGGTCGTTGGGACTTCTGGCGGAACTGTATACGGACGACGTGCTGTTTCAGGATCCGTTCCGGCGACTCGAAGGGCTCGGGGCGCTCACGCGATATTTTGCCGAGCTCTACGCCCATGTTGAAACCTGCTCATTCACCTTTGAGGATGAAGTGGTGCAATCGCAACAGGCCGTGCTCCTGTGGACGATGTCGCTGAGGCATCCGAGACTCAACGGCGGGCAGCCGGTCGTGGTGCCCGGTTCCACACACGTTCGGTTTCGGCACAAGATCTATTTTCACCGGGATTACTTCGACGCGGGAGCGATGCTGTATGAACACCTTCCCCTGATCGGGATGATCGTACGCTTCGTGAAGGAACGGGTGTGA
- a CDS encoding chalcone isomerase family protein, whose translation MYVLTGLLLVALPIPGAAALVEGVSFSDSIQAGSVTLPLRGVGLAKFLRTISVYVAALYLPSGTEPDRVLEDVPKRLELSYFRSIRAGDFGRAADKVLADNVPPERLTVLAPRIAQLHRLYEDVKAGDRYGLTYTPGVGTELSLNGVVKGTVEGADFAAAYFAIWLGPNPINEALKLRLLNR comes from the coding sequence GTGTACGTGCTCACTGGTCTCCTGCTCGTCGCGCTGCCGATTCCAGGGGCTGCCGCCCTCGTTGAGGGCGTGAGCTTTTCCGATTCGATCCAGGCCGGTTCGGTCACCCTTCCGCTCCGAGGAGTCGGCCTCGCGAAATTCTTGCGGACCATTTCGGTGTACGTGGCTGCACTCTATCTCCCGTCCGGGACGGAGCCTGATCGGGTGCTGGAGGATGTGCCGAAACGCTTGGAACTGTCCTATTTTCGCAGCATCCGGGCGGGAGACTTTGGGCGAGCTGCCGATAAGGTCTTGGCGGACAATGTCCCCCCGGAGCGGCTGACGGTCTTGGCGCCGCGCATCGCCCAGCTGCATCGATTGTATGAGGATGTGAAAGCGGGTGATCGCTACGGGTTGACCTATACTCCGGGCGTGGGTACCGAGTTGAGCCTCAACGGAGTGGTGAAAGGAACGGTAGAGGGAGCGGACTTTGCTGCGGCCTACTTTGCCATTTGGCTGGGGCCGAACCCCATCAATGAGGCCTTGAAGCTGCGGCTGTTGAATCGGTGA
- a CDS encoding sirohydrochlorin chelatase, with protein sequence MAGTTRGVILVGHGGIPKDCPQDLVTKLKRLEAQRRAAKLPPSAEELELDGKIRHWPRTAETDPYQAGLEAVAAQLRPQLNGALFAVAYNEFCGPTLEESVESLIKQGATDITVTTTMFTPGGSHSEVEIPEILEQLRIQYPNVALRYAWPFDLTRVATTLADQIRRFV encoded by the coding sequence ATGGCGGGGACGACGCGAGGGGTGATTTTAGTGGGGCACGGGGGGATTCCCAAGGATTGTCCGCAGGATCTCGTGACGAAATTGAAGCGGCTGGAGGCACAGCGTCGCGCGGCGAAGTTGCCTCCGTCGGCAGAGGAGCTGGAATTGGACGGCAAGATCCGGCACTGGCCGCGCACGGCGGAGACCGACCCCTATCAGGCCGGGCTGGAAGCGGTGGCGGCGCAGCTGCGCCCGCAGTTGAACGGCGCCCTCTTCGCCGTGGCCTACAACGAATTCTGTGGCCCCACTCTGGAGGAGTCGGTGGAGTCGCTGATCAAGCAGGGGGCGACCGATATTACGGTCACCACGACGATGTTTACGCCGGGTGGCTCGCATTCCGAAGTGGAGATTCCCGAAATTCTGGAGCAACTACGCATCCAGTATCCGAATGTGGCGTTGCGCTATGCCTGGCCGTTCGATCTGACGAGGGTGGCGACCACGTTGGCGGACCAGATCCGGCGGTTTGTGTGA
- a CDS encoding YbgA family protein, translating to MTTSALRLGISRCLLGEQVRFDGGHKRDQFLTDVLGRYVEWVPVCPEVEAGLGTPREAMRLVGDPQRPRLVSIKSGQDHTRALEVVTDRRLVDLEAVDLSGFVFKKDSPSCGVERVRTYNEHGMPNRKGVGLFARAFVGRFPLIPVEEEGRLSDPLLRENFIERVFCYRRWQDLIHVGVTRQAVVRFHTIHKYLLLAHSAQYYRQLGRLVAQVHEYRPKDLALRYGELFMQALAVRATVRKHVNVLQHILGHFKDRLDAQEKAELLGVIADYHQGLTPLIVPLTLIKHYVQVFDVEYIRDQVYLNPHPKELMLRNHV from the coding sequence ATGACGACCTCGGCACTTCGCCTCGGCATCAGCCGATGTCTGCTCGGTGAGCAGGTTCGCTTTGACGGCGGCCACAAGCGGGATCAATTCTTAACGGATGTCCTCGGCCGATATGTCGAATGGGTTCCGGTCTGTCCGGAGGTCGAAGCGGGACTCGGCACGCCGCGTGAGGCGATGCGGCTGGTAGGAGATCCGCAACGGCCGAGACTGGTGAGCATCAAGAGCGGTCAGGATCACACACGAGCCCTGGAAGTAGTGACCGACAGACGCCTGGTTGATCTGGAAGCTGTCGATCTGTCGGGATTTGTCTTCAAAAAGGACTCTCCAAGTTGCGGGGTGGAACGTGTCCGGACATACAACGAGCACGGCATGCCGAATCGCAAAGGCGTGGGTCTGTTCGCGCGCGCGTTTGTCGGGCGATTCCCGCTCATCCCCGTGGAGGAAGAAGGTCGGCTGAGCGATCCCCTGCTGCGAGAAAATTTCATCGAGCGGGTGTTCTGCTATCGCCGCTGGCAGGATCTCATCCACGTCGGGGTGACGAGGCAAGCGGTCGTCCGGTTTCACACGATCCATAAGTACCTGCTCTTGGCCCATAGCGCTCAATACTACCGCCAGCTTGGCCGGTTGGTCGCGCAAGTCCATGAGTATCGTCCCAAAGACCTGGCGCTTCGATATGGCGAGCTGTTCATGCAGGCCTTGGCTGTGCGGGCGACGGTACGCAAACACGTCAATGTCTTGCAGCATATCCTGGGGCATTTCAAAGATCGTCTCGATGCGCAGGAAAAGGCGGAGCTGTTAGGAGTCATTGCCGATTATCACCAGGGGCTGACGCCGTTGATCGTGCCGCTCACGTTGATCAAACACTACGTGCAGGTGTTCGATGTCGAATATATTCGTGATCAGGTGTACCTCAATCCGCATCCGAAGGAGTTGATGCTGCGCAATCATGTCTAA
- a CDS encoding cryptochrome/photolyase family protein: protein MRGLVWFRRDLRIHDNPALSAACRECREIVPLFVFDEPLLRSHVFGSACVGFMLGCLDDLRHSLAERGVSLLWRMGEPVETVLRTAQDLAVDAVYWNRDYEPAAIDRDRQTQQQLARQGRTVKTFKDHVVFEAEEVRGLTGDPFQRYSAYRDRWWTRWRAAAPPVLVAPIIPSAKNSVDSSMPAWPTADTLGYMPVPMWIEPGEQAARARLQWFLKGPIHRYVSGRNLPAQDGTSKMSPHLRFGTITTRTMVHAALQTLSKGGTVSRADVFTWMDELVWREFFQQVLSAFPHVAEGPFKAKPGLPAPRPAGPERDRLFAAWCQGRTGYPIVDAGMRQLNETGWMHNRVRMVAASFLVKDLRLDWQSGERYFMEQLVDGDLAANNGNWQWCASTGTDAMQGYRIFNPTLQSAKFDPEGGYVRQYVPELSQVPTKWIHEPALMPKEEQVRARCRIGIDYPEPIVDHRQARQEYLDLGKQKVAP from the coding sequence GTGAGAGGATTGGTGTGGTTTCGCCGAGATCTTCGCATTCATGACAACCCCGCGCTCTCGGCGGCTTGTCGTGAGTGTCGTGAGATTGTACCGCTGTTTGTCTTCGACGAGCCGTTGCTGCGATCCCATGTGTTCGGCTCCGCCTGTGTCGGATTCATGCTGGGGTGTTTGGACGATCTGCGGCACTCATTGGCTGAGCGGGGGGTGTCGCTTCTCTGGCGAATGGGTGAGCCGGTTGAGACGGTGCTGCGGACCGCTCAGGATCTGGCGGTGGATGCGGTGTACTGGAATCGAGACTATGAACCAGCCGCTATCGATCGAGACCGCCAGACTCAGCAGCAGTTGGCTCGACAAGGCCGCACGGTGAAGACGTTTAAAGATCATGTCGTGTTTGAGGCGGAAGAAGTACGAGGTCTGACCGGGGACCCGTTTCAACGATACAGTGCCTATCGGGATCGGTGGTGGACCAGGTGGCGCGCGGCCGCCCCGCCGGTGCTCGTGGCTCCTATCATCCCTTCTGCGAAGAACTCGGTGGATTCCTCTATGCCCGCCTGGCCTACGGCGGACACTCTCGGCTATATGCCGGTGCCGATGTGGATCGAGCCGGGTGAACAGGCCGCCCGTGCTCGGTTACAGTGGTTCTTGAAAGGGCCGATCCATCGCTACGTCAGCGGCAGGAATCTCCCGGCTCAGGACGGGACGTCCAAGATGTCTCCCCATTTGCGGTTCGGTACGATCACGACGCGCACGATGGTGCATGCCGCGCTCCAGACGCTTTCGAAGGGCGGAACGGTCTCTCGTGCCGATGTATTCACCTGGATGGATGAGCTGGTTTGGCGGGAGTTTTTTCAACAGGTGTTGTCGGCGTTTCCGCATGTGGCCGAGGGACCGTTCAAGGCGAAGCCTGGGCTTCCTGCTCCGCGTCCCGCCGGGCCGGAGCGTGATCGGTTGTTTGCCGCCTGGTGTCAGGGGCGAACCGGCTATCCGATCGTCGACGCGGGGATGCGCCAGCTGAACGAAACGGGCTGGATGCACAATCGCGTGCGGATGGTCGCGGCTTCGTTCCTTGTGAAGGATCTACGGCTGGATTGGCAAAGCGGAGAACGCTACTTCATGGAGCAGTTGGTAGACGGAGATCTGGCGGCGAACAACGGCAACTGGCAGTGGTGTGCGTCGACCGGGACCGATGCGATGCAGGGCTATCGGATTTTCAACCCCACCCTGCAAAGTGCGAAGTTCGATCCTGAGGGAGGCTATGTGCGCCAGTACGTCCCGGAGCTGAGTCAGGTGCCGACCAAATGGATTCACGAACCGGCGCTCATGCCCAAGGAGGAACAGGTCCGGGCTCGATGCCGGATCGGCATCGACTACCCGGAGCCCATTGTGGATCACCGGCAGGCGCGCCAGGAATATCTGGATCTCGGGAAGCAGAAGGTGGCCCCATGA
- a CDS encoding PDZ domain-containing protein translates to MMQTHTYVGRCFLAACLSLCVSQASVLSHQAWAGEGHDNAGSQGGMYSLEASIPDGVIGVALHVGAERVGDPSVLLIAQVLPDGPAEKAGLKQGDQLITVDGAALTGKTYEQVALMVRGEPGTVVKLGVKSESGVRDVSVTRVAGQTLYKGQMGSHGGPAK, encoded by the coding sequence ATGATGCAGACACATACGTATGTTGGGCGTTGCTTCCTCGCCGCGTGTCTCAGCCTCTGTGTGAGCCAGGCATCGGTGCTGAGCCATCAGGCGTGGGCCGGTGAAGGGCATGACAACGCGGGGTCGCAAGGCGGCATGTATTCCCTCGAGGCCAGCATTCCAGATGGCGTGATAGGCGTGGCGCTGCATGTCGGAGCGGAGCGAGTGGGTGATCCTTCGGTGTTGTTGATCGCCCAGGTGTTGCCCGATGGTCCGGCGGAAAAAGCCGGACTCAAGCAGGGTGATCAGCTGATCACCGTGGATGGGGCTGCGTTGACCGGCAAGACCTACGAACAGGTCGCCCTCATGGTTCGTGGGGAGCCGGGAACCGTGGTGAAACTGGGCGTGAAATCTGAGAGCGGTGTGCGGGACGTGTCGGTCACCAGGGTCGCCGGTCAGACATTGTACAAAGGGCAGATGGGGTCGCACGGCGGCCCGGCCAAATAG
- a CDS encoding DUF4149 domain-containing protein — MTAIIEPVMQYAHALAVAVLVGKVVLLSFVVAPILAKQLGPEQFGAVVRRLFPAYYLLGMAAATLGLLSLMVLGLLRGLTASVLATGGIWLMILLAESYCRSPLTPQSNAMRDRLKEQERQGSVDPVLQAAWTRLHQRSLYLNSLVLLGGLWLVGSIRQF; from the coding sequence ATGACCGCCATCATTGAGCCGGTGATGCAGTATGCGCATGCCCTGGCGGTGGCCGTTCTGGTCGGCAAGGTCGTGCTACTGTCCTTTGTGGTTGCGCCGATTCTTGCGAAGCAGTTGGGGCCCGAACAGTTTGGAGCTGTCGTGCGCCGTCTATTCCCTGCGTACTATCTCCTGGGCATGGCAGCGGCGACGCTGGGGTTGCTGTCCTTGATGGTGCTGGGACTCCTTCGCGGCCTGACCGCCTCTGTGCTGGCAACCGGAGGAATCTGGCTGATGATTCTTCTGGCGGAGTCGTACTGCCGCTCCCCCCTGACTCCCCAGAGTAACGCCATGAGGGATCGGCTTAAGGAACAGGAGCGGCAGGGCTCCGTCGATCCTGTGCTGCAGGCGGCCTGGACTCGATTGCATCAACGGTCGCTGTACTTGAATTCACTCGTGCTGCTCGGCGGTCTTTGGTTGGTCGGTTCGATACGCCAATTCTGA
- a CDS encoding TIGR01777 family oxidoreductase, with protein MRIVVTGGTGFIGRALVEELVRQQHDVVVLCRKPGQPSGSTARYVEWDARTMGPWRAEVEAADAVINLAGAPIAEGRWTVARKRLLLESRTCSTRLLVDALAERASPLPVLVSASGIGYYGASDDRVLDERSALGTGFLADLSAAWEAEALRAAQFHTRVVVLRTGMVLEQDGGALPKMLLPFRFFAGGPVLPGTQWVSWIHRADLIGLIQWAIATPTVSGPVNAVAPEAVTMKNFCSAVGTVLHRPSWLPVPGFALHLALGELGTLMTTGQRVDPSKARAGGFAFRYPTLEPALRAILDVEGRT; from the coding sequence ATGCGGATCGTCGTCACCGGAGGCACAGGGTTCATCGGTCGGGCGCTGGTCGAGGAGCTGGTGCGACAGCAGCACGATGTGGTGGTGTTGTGTCGGAAGCCCGGACAGCCGTCCGGGTCGACTGCCCGTTACGTCGAGTGGGATGCTCGGACGATGGGTCCATGGCGGGCGGAGGTGGAGGCGGCCGACGCAGTCATCAATTTGGCCGGTGCCCCCATCGCCGAAGGTCGATGGACGGTGGCCCGCAAGCGGTTGCTGCTGGAGAGCCGGACGTGCAGCACCAGATTGCTGGTGGACGCCCTCGCTGAGCGGGCTTCGCCGCTTCCCGTTCTCGTCAGTGCGTCAGGCATCGGATACTACGGCGCCAGCGACGACCGGGTGCTCGACGAACGGTCGGCACTCGGGACGGGATTTCTGGCGGACCTCTCCGCGGCCTGGGAGGCCGAAGCGTTGCGCGCCGCTCAGTTTCATACAAGAGTAGTGGTCCTGCGCACAGGCATGGTGCTGGAACAGGACGGCGGGGCGCTGCCGAAGATGTTGCTGCCCTTCCGGTTCTTCGCCGGAGGGCCGGTGCTGCCCGGGACGCAATGGGTGTCGTGGATTCATCGTGCCGATCTGATCGGTCTCATTCAATGGGCTATCGCCACGCCGACGGTGTCCGGACCGGTTAATGCGGTGGCTCCTGAGGCGGTAACCATGAAGAACTTTTGTTCCGCCGTCGGCACAGTGCTCCATCGACCCTCGTGGCTTCCTGTCCCTGGGTTCGCCTTGCATCTGGCGTTGGGTGAGCTGGGGACATTAATGACCACCGGGCAACGTGTGGACCCGTCCAAGGCGCGGGCGGGAGGGTTTGCCTTTCGATATCCGACGTTGGAGCCGGCCTTGCGAGCGATTCTCGACGTGGAGGGGCGAACATGA
- a CDS encoding formylglycine-generating enzyme family protein: protein MTQGLSKRRTRLSAVGLFATAAFTLALSPVLAAPPAKELDLVPMITIPAGSFIMGTQSPKGRADEWPQRKVHVDAFAIDQVEVTNERYLAFVATTGHRNPPNPYGTGALVSAKGIEQLPVVQVTWYDAKAYCAWAKKRLPTEAEWEKAARGTDGRTFPWGNEEPTSTRANYDREWVNDKTLYAVGSLPGGDSPYGIKDMSGNAREWVQDWYDPDYYENAPTTNPQGPDKGIVRVIRGGSWHSPLADITATARGRGGFALQTHGTGFRCVRSLEGHGQDSSAQEPAK, encoded by the coding sequence ATGACACAAGGTTTGAGCAAGAGAAGGACCAGGTTGAGTGCGGTAGGTCTCTTCGCAACGGCCGCCTTCACGCTCGCCCTGAGCCCTGTGCTGGCGGCGCCACCCGCCAAGGAACTGGATCTCGTGCCCATGATCACGATTCCCGCAGGGTCATTCATCATGGGCACGCAAAGTCCGAAGGGGCGAGCTGACGAGTGGCCGCAACGTAAGGTCCATGTCGATGCCTTTGCGATCGATCAGGTGGAGGTGACCAATGAACGGTACCTGGCCTTTGTGGCCACGACCGGCCACCGGAATCCGCCGAACCCCTATGGTACCGGTGCGCTCGTGTCGGCGAAGGGAATCGAGCAGCTCCCGGTGGTGCAGGTGACCTGGTACGACGCCAAGGCCTACTGTGCATGGGCGAAGAAGCGTTTGCCGACTGAGGCGGAATGGGAAAAGGCGGCACGTGGGACTGACGGCCGGACGTTTCCATGGGGCAATGAGGAACCGACGTCGACGCGGGCGAATTACGACCGTGAGTGGGTGAACGATAAGACACTCTATGCGGTAGGTTCGCTGCCGGGAGGGGATTCGCCCTATGGCATCAAGGATATGTCCGGCAATGCCCGCGAGTGGGTACAGGACTGGTACGACCCGGACTATTACGAGAATGCCCCGACGACGAATCCACAAGGGCCGGACAAGGGCATCGTGCGGGTGATCCGAGGAGGATCCTGGCACAGTCCTCTGGCCGACATCACAGCGACGGCGCGTGGGCGAGGCGGATTCGCGTTGCAGACGCATGGCACCGGCTTCCGTTGTGTGCGCAGCCTTGAGGGGCATGGTCAGGATAGCTCGGCGCAGGAACCGGCTAAATAA
- a CDS encoding formylglycine-generating enzyme family protein, translating to MDMMRHVLGAGLVAGVIFALPAAHAEESAIPKDMVYIGQGPSIMGLDKSEAAQSTRKLSLYDKRMKTPWSAEAFHDEGPAHMVFLDSYLIDKYEVSNKDYGDFIRATGHPAPAYWDDPRLNKTHQPVVGVNWIDAKSYCEFRGKRLPTEAEWEKAARGPNGNLYPWGNDFDSNKANYDRHHEATLPVDSHPEGASYYGVYHMAGNVFEWVSDWYDPKYYGRLETMVNPTGPEKPLWLGGTGTYVDRLTVGEKRVIRGGSWIAPEGAIRSTHRFWNHPLNNSYGVGLGFRCAKAAPPDWEQRIRDSYITALVEMGRERFTEALQAVNRGLVLDPVNVELLALRPLIEQSLTRR from the coding sequence ATGGACATGATGAGACACGTACTCGGAGCAGGATTGGTTGCGGGAGTGATCTTCGCACTTCCGGCAGCCCATGCAGAAGAATCGGCCATACCGAAGGACATGGTCTATATCGGTCAGGGGCCTTCCATCATGGGACTGGACAAGAGCGAGGCCGCACAATCAACTCGGAAATTGTCCCTCTATGACAAGCGGATGAAAACCCCCTGGTCCGCGGAGGCCTTTCATGACGAAGGGCCGGCCCACATGGTCTTTCTGGATTCCTACCTCATTGACAAGTACGAGGTGTCGAACAAGGACTATGGCGACTTCATTCGTGCCACCGGTCACCCCGCGCCGGCGTATTGGGACGACCCTCGCCTGAACAAGACTCATCAGCCTGTCGTCGGGGTGAACTGGATCGATGCCAAAAGCTACTGTGAGTTCCGCGGCAAGCGTCTGCCGACCGAGGCGGAGTGGGAGAAGGCGGCTCGCGGACCGAACGGGAATCTCTATCCCTGGGGCAACGATTTCGATTCCAACAAGGCCAACTATGATCGGCACCATGAGGCGACGCTACCGGTGGATTCTCATCCGGAGGGGGCGAGTTACTACGGGGTCTACCACATGGCAGGCAACGTTTTCGAATGGGTCTCGGACTGGTACGATCCGAAATACTACGGCCGCCTGGAGACGATGGTGAATCCGACTGGTCCGGAAAAACCACTGTGGCTCGGCGGCACCGGTACCTATGTCGATCGACTGACGGTGGGGGAAAAGCGCGTCATTCGAGGCGGTTCCTGGATCGCACCGGAAGGAGCCATTCGTTCCACACACCGGTTCTGGAACCATCCGCTCAACAACAGTTACGGAGTCGGGTTGGGTTTCCGCTGCGCGAAGGCGGCGCCGCCTGACTGGGAACAACGGATTCGGGACAGCTACATCACGGCGTTGGTGGAAATGGGTCGGGAACGATTTACCGAGGCCTTGCAAGCGGTCAATCGGGGACTGGTGCTGGACCCGGTCAACGTGGAACTCCTCGCGCTTCGACCCTTGATTGAGCAGTCGTTGACTCGGCGGTAA
- a CDS encoding formylglycine-generating enzyme family protein — protein MRRQITIQIGIAAVLLVGTATLAGAAESAGDKDMVLIPKGEFTMGSNEHADETRHQVVLDAYLIDKFEASNARYKEFMRATGHPAPAYWDDPRLSKPEQPVVGVSWTDANAFCKWDGKRLPTEAEWEKAAKGPEGDNHYPWGHHLDPKKANYGQNVGRTMPVDSYPEGVSGYGVYNMAGNVFEWVDDWYDPKYYRSSNALNPRGADKGYNFANQGPVKVLRGGSWLAPETSLHTSHRFWNQPENNSYGVGLGFRCAKSVSAVSEEAAQAGRDAFIQALVGMGAEKNADAMASIEKALAADPDNKEYQATRELIKKSMKK, from the coding sequence ATGCGGAGACAAATAACCATTCAGATTGGCATAGCGGCGGTGTTGTTGGTGGGTACGGCGACGTTGGCTGGCGCGGCCGAGTCGGCGGGCGATAAGGACATGGTGCTCATTCCCAAAGGTGAGTTCACCATGGGCAGCAATGAGCATGCGGACGAGACCCGACATCAAGTCGTGTTGGACGCGTACCTCATCGACAAATTCGAAGCTTCGAATGCGCGGTACAAGGAATTCATGCGGGCGACCGGCCATCCGGCCCCAGCCTACTGGGACGATCCGCGTCTCAGCAAGCCAGAGCAGCCGGTGGTGGGTGTGAGCTGGACTGATGCCAATGCATTCTGCAAGTGGGATGGCAAGCGATTGCCCACTGAGGCGGAGTGGGAAAAAGCGGCCAAGGGGCCGGAGGGCGATAATCACTATCCCTGGGGCCATCATCTCGATCCAAAGAAAGCCAACTACGGACAAAATGTGGGCCGCACCATGCCGGTCGATTCCTACCCTGAGGGCGTGAGCGGGTATGGTGTCTACAACATGGCCGGGAATGTCTTCGAGTGGGTAGACGATTGGTACGATCCGAAATACTACCGGAGCAGTAACGCGCTGAATCCGCGCGGCGCAGACAAGGGGTACAATTTCGCCAATCAAGGTCCGGTCAAGGTCTTGCGCGGCGGATCCTGGCTTGCTCCTGAAACATCCCTGCACACCAGTCATCGATTCTGGAACCAACCGGAGAACAATTCCTACGGCGTCGGCCTGGGCTTCCGTTGCGCGAAGTCGGTCAGCGCGGTGTCGGAAGAAGCGGCTCAGGCCGGGCGCGATGCCTTTATTCAGGCACTCGTCGGCATGGGGGCGGAAAAGAATGCAGACGCCATGGCATCCATTGAGAAGGCGCTCGCTGCGGATCCAGACAACAAAGAGTATCAAGCGACCCGCGAGCTCATTAAGAAGAGCATGAAGAAGTGA
- a CDS encoding MerR family transcriptional regulator, which yields MNTHRIHRVAKLTGLSRDVIRVWERRFDLLKPTRGANRYRNYSDEDVALLRYLKQQLDAGASIGDLAKVGREELIGRMRAAAPRTAVVDNTFDRLLRELLIALEPLDRVTFEKRLNGAVAVVPFEEALHGILLPLQERVGQLWHTGRISVAVEHYVTSQIKQKLYAAMNQLPVAEFGATVVVACPPGEEHDLAALAVAYRCRVRGCRVYYLGANVPILSLSNLCREVTPDLTIFSCTIALPDSLAIELIKSLAQEVLPLSNVLAGGQGALTMRRHFSGFNIDVLETFGELDEKLEQFTRRFPIPG from the coding sequence ATGAATACCCACAGAATTCATAGGGTTGCAAAGCTCACCGGCCTAAGCCGTGACGTAATTCGTGTGTGGGAGCGCCGGTTTGACCTACTCAAACCGACCAGAGGAGCAAACCGATATCGCAATTATTCGGATGAGGACGTGGCGCTGCTGCGGTATCTCAAGCAACAGCTGGATGCCGGGGCTTCCATCGGGGATCTCGCCAAGGTTGGACGCGAAGAGCTGATCGGCCGTATGCGCGCCGCGGCGCCGCGGACGGCGGTCGTCGACAACACATTCGACCGATTGTTGCGCGAACTCCTCATCGCGCTGGAGCCGCTCGATCGGGTGACGTTTGAAAAGCGATTGAACGGTGCCGTGGCCGTCGTGCCGTTTGAAGAGGCCCTACACGGCATCCTGCTGCCCCTTCAGGAACGGGTCGGTCAATTGTGGCACACGGGCCGCATCAGCGTGGCCGTCGAGCACTATGTGACCAGCCAGATCAAACAGAAACTCTATGCGGCCATGAACCAGCTGCCGGTCGCCGAATTCGGCGCCACCGTGGTCGTGGCCTGTCCGCCTGGCGAGGAACACGACCTGGCGGCATTGGCAGTCGCTTATCGCTGCCGTGTCCGCGGCTGCCGCGTCTATTATCTCGGCGCCAACGTCCCGATCCTCTCTCTCAGCAATCTCTGCCGCGAAGTCACGCCGGACCTGACCATTTTCTCCTGCACCATCGCACTCCCAGATTCGCTGGCCATCGAGCTGATTAAATCGTTGGCTCAAGAGGTGTTACCGTTGTCCAATGTCCTGGCCGGCGGCCAGGGAGCGCTGACCATGCGGCGCCATTTCAGCGGATTCAATATCGACGTGCTAGAAACCTTCGGCGAGCTCGACGAGAAGTTGGAGCAATTCACCCGGCGCTTTCCGATCCCCGGCTGA
- a CDS encoding thiol-disulfide oxidoreductase DCC family protein gives MIPYPLTVFYDGACPLCAREMALMRRLDSNHRLRLCDFSAPGYDAESTGLDPARLGTVLHAQWGDGTIITGVEVFRAIWQAVGLGVLACLSRLPVIDPLLIRGYAWFARNRLWLTGRKTCNSGTCRTAATPQR, from the coding sequence ATGATCCCATACCCACTCACCGTGTTCTACGACGGCGCTTGCCCTCTGTGCGCCCGCGAGATGGCGTTGATGAGACGCCTCGACAGCAACCATCGGCTAAGACTCTGTGATTTTTCTGCGCCCGGATATGACGCTGAATCGACGGGCCTCGATCCGGCACGTCTTGGTACAGTGCTTCACGCGCAATGGGGAGACGGAACGATCATCACCGGCGTGGAGGTCTTCCGCGCCATCTGGCAGGCCGTCGGCCTGGGCGTCCTGGCTTGCTTGAGCCGGCTTCCTGTGATCGATCCACTATTGATTCGGGGTTATGCGTGGTTCGCGAGGAACCGGTTGTGGCTGACGGGACGCAAAACCTGCAATTCGGGAACGTGTCGAACAGCCGCGACGCCACAACGGTAA
- a CDS encoding ribonuclease H family protein, translating into MDSLRVIQIFTDGSCLGNPGPGGWAYIIQDGQQRREGFGHCVETTNNRMEMMAAIEALKVLSACQSVVLHSDSQLLIKTMTLGWKRKKNQDLWAELDQLAGMHQISWTWVRGHNGHPENEACDTLAQRAASMAAFSRGAQIRK; encoded by the coding sequence GTGGATTCATTACGCGTGATTCAGATCTTTACGGATGGAAGTTGTCTCGGGAATCCTGGCCCCGGCGGGTGGGCGTACATTATTCAGGACGGTCAGCAGCGCAGAGAGGGATTCGGCCACTGCGTGGAAACCACGAACAATCGTATGGAAATGATGGCTGCGATTGAAGCGCTCAAAGTTCTCAGCGCCTGCCAGTCGGTCGTTCTCCATTCAGACTCGCAACTGCTGATTAAGACCATGACGCTGGGGTGGAAACGAAAGAAGAACCAGGATCTCTGGGCGGAGCTGGATCAGTTGGCGGGTATGCACCAAATTAGTTGGACCTGGGTGCGTGGCCACAACGGCCACCCGGAAAACGAAGCTTGCGATACGCTGGCGCAACGGGCCGCTTCCATGGCAGCCTTCTCGCGTGGCGCGCAGATTCGGAAATGA